Proteins co-encoded in one Desulfomicrobium macestii genomic window:
- the sctC gene encoding type III secretion system outer membrane ring subunit SctC translates to MGMVIHPPSRFLRRAAVLLVLALAVLTAAPVPAALGSPMLNGIRHRSEPGHTRVVLDVSAPADFTQALEEKAGTRRLRITLRGIGMAKDVKPERAVGDGIVSSIQATSTPDSGVEVSIDLMAMGRHRIFTLTGPDRVVVDMYTAPAVKKQPTTAPTLAGLSVAPVPVASGSGFSKPFSYYADQQELATVLMHFARAQGLGASLSAGVTGKISGRFSDVPADKFLQGMRAAFGVSWYRIGSTLHFFNDAEMTRAFITPRALTAEKLYSMLQQSAVFSPQLHPVLAPDGNMIVVSGPPEYINQVMSAVTAFEEAQTGTVVMRVFPLKYAWAEDITVNSMDKTVTIPGIASILRAMLNGTPVSATRVTQQKATLDTLSGTGLAAQGRESEQPEQAAQPEATGPGANIMADPRVNAVLVHDAEYRMPYYAKVIEDLDKPVELVEIHAAIVDIDTDFKRDLGITYQAADGSSKGWGFGGELSSSDGAFSALPVPGSPSGAGLTLSTIYTMGSDYFLARIQALEEEGEARMLGRPSVLTVDNVQATLENTTTYYIPIQGNEASDLFKVEAGTVLRVTPHIITEQDGRRTIKLAVNVQDDQNNNSEATSTTTIPPIKQTKINTQAIVGAGQSLLIGGYYYEQKGSAESGIPILKDIPGVGNLFKTTSKSSKRMERLILITPRVINLQDMPAIPPRVDDPAMRQSPTQADYSERPAPPKRSGCAHAAPTDEALAAPFRPAARQAGGSQP, encoded by the coding sequence ATGGGCATGGTCATTCATCCGCCTTCACGCTTCCTGCGCCGCGCGGCAGTCCTCCTGGTCCTCGCCCTGGCCGTCCTGACGGCGGCCCCGGTCCCGGCCGCCCTCGGCTCGCCCATGCTCAACGGCATCCGCCACCGTTCCGAACCCGGACACACGCGAGTGGTTCTGGATGTCAGCGCACCGGCGGACTTCACGCAGGCCCTGGAAGAAAAAGCCGGAACACGGCGGCTTCGGATCACCCTGCGCGGTATCGGCATGGCCAAAGACGTCAAGCCCGAGCGCGCCGTCGGCGACGGCATCGTCTCGTCAATCCAGGCCACCTCCACCCCGGACTCAGGGGTGGAGGTCTCCATTGACCTCATGGCCATGGGCCGCCACCGCATCTTCACCCTGACAGGCCCCGACCGGGTGGTCGTGGACATGTACACGGCCCCGGCAGTGAAAAAGCAGCCGACGACCGCGCCGACGCTCGCCGGACTCTCGGTCGCCCCGGTCCCCGTGGCGTCCGGGAGCGGTTTCTCCAAACCCTTCAGTTACTACGCGGACCAGCAGGAACTCGCCACGGTGCTCATGCACTTCGCCCGCGCGCAAGGACTTGGGGCTTCCCTGTCCGCCGGGGTGACCGGCAAGATCAGCGGCCGTTTCTCCGACGTGCCCGCGGACAAATTTTTGCAGGGCATGCGCGCCGCCTTTGGCGTGTCCTGGTATCGCATCGGCAGCACCCTCCATTTCTTCAATGACGCGGAGATGACCCGCGCCTTCATCACCCCCAGGGCGCTGACGGCCGAAAAACTCTATTCCATGCTCCAGCAATCGGCCGTATTCTCACCGCAGCTTCACCCTGTCCTGGCACCGGACGGGAACATGATCGTCGTTTCCGGTCCCCCGGAATACATCAACCAGGTCATGAGCGCCGTGACGGCCTTCGAAGAGGCCCAGACCGGGACCGTTGTAATGCGCGTCTTCCCGCTCAAGTACGCCTGGGCCGAAGACATCACCGTGAACAGCATGGACAAGACCGTGACCATACCCGGCATCGCGAGCATCTTGCGGGCCATGCTGAACGGAACGCCCGTCTCGGCCACGCGTGTGACCCAGCAAAAAGCAACGCTGGACACACTCTCGGGCACAGGGCTGGCCGCCCAGGGCCGGGAGTCAGAACAGCCGGAGCAGGCCGCGCAGCCCGAGGCGACCGGCCCAGGCGCCAACATCATGGCCGACCCCAGGGTCAACGCCGTTCTGGTCCATGACGCCGAATACCGCATGCCCTACTACGCCAAGGTCATCGAAGACCTGGACAAACCCGTGGAACTCGTCGAGATCCACGCGGCCATCGTGGACATCGATACGGACTTCAAGCGCGACCTTGGCATCACCTACCAGGCCGCGGACGGTTCCAGCAAAGGCTGGGGATTCGGCGGCGAGCTGTCGTCAAGCGACGGCGCATTTTCCGCCCTGCCCGTACCCGGCTCTCCGTCCGGCGCGGGGCTGACCCTGTCCACCATCTACACCATGGGCTCCGACTACTTCCTGGCCCGCATCCAGGCCCTGGAAGAAGAGGGCGAGGCACGCATGCTCGGCCGCCCGTCCGTCCTCACCGTGGACAACGTGCAGGCCACCCTGGAGAACACCACCACCTACTACATCCCCATTCAGGGCAACGAAGCGTCGGACCTGTTCAAGGTCGAGGCGGGCACGGTGCTGCGCGTCACCCCGCATATCATCACGGAGCAGGACGGACGGCGCACCATCAAGCTGGCCGTGAACGTCCAGGACGATCAGAACAACAACAGCGAAGCCACGTCTACCACGACCATCCCCCCCATCAAGCAGACCAAAATCAACACCCAGGCCATCGTCGGGGCCGGACAGAGCCTGCTCATCGGCGGCTACTACTACGAGCAGAAGGGCAGCGCCGAAAGCGGCATCCCCATCCTCAAGGACATCCCGGGCGTAGGAAATCTGTTCAAGACCACGTCGAAAAGCAGCAAACGCATGGAACGGCTCATCCTCATAACCCCGAGGGTCATCAATCTGCAGGACATGCCCGCCATCCCCCCACGGGTGGATGATCCGGCCATGCGCCAGAGCCCGACCCAGGCGGACTATTCAGAGCGCCCGGCACCGCCCAAGCGTAGCGGTTGTGCGCACGCCGCCCCGACCGACGAGGCACTCGCGGCGCCGTTCAGACCCGCAGCCAGGCAGGCGGGAGGCTCCCAGCCATGA
- a CDS encoding CesT family type III secretion system chaperone produces the protein MTLPQQAADAITSAAGWQPARPNDDGVFRFRLEGDLEMDFFSPDGRTGIFRSTLATLPDTEAEADALLKTCAQRAVAASRKRKSILSIDTGRLQLHRAVRLDGLPQDMLARVASDEARAFLNDLAWWQGQTGAKPGQAAAPSPFSLSGFGGSWSPGR, from the coding sequence ATGACCTTGCCCCAACAGGCCGCCGACGCCATCACCTCGGCTGCAGGCTGGCAACCGGCCCGGCCGAACGACGACGGCGTGTTCCGCTTCCGCCTGGAAGGAGACCTCGAGATGGATTTTTTCTCGCCCGACGGGCGCACCGGCATCTTCCGCTCCACCCTGGCCACCCTGCCGGACACGGAAGCCGAGGCCGATGCGCTACTGAAGACCTGCGCGCAGCGCGCGGTGGCCGCCTCCCGGAAGCGAAAATCCATTCTCTCCATCGACACCGGGCGCCTGCAACTGCATCGCGCCGTCAGGCTCGACGGGCTTCCGCAGGACATGCTGGCCCGAGTAGCCTCCGACGAGGCCCGGGCTTTCCTGAACGACCTCGCGTGGTGGCAGGGCCAGACCGGAGCAAAACCCGGACAGGCCGCCGCGCCGTCTCCCTTCAGCCTGTCCGGATTCGGCGGCTCCTGGTCTCCGGGACGTTGA
- the sctB gene encoding type III secretion system translocon subunit SctB, protein MTITNVNQISGFDAAQYNQLLETAKSEYVSSTQIDQALLAAVNSGKTFEQALSTVSTSLPTLPPPIGTGKLWDNGLDGLPSFSANYLALIGDVASEQRRKSAEQRALQTELIIDTIKDQAQEMRSKAVFQLCMGIVSGALSIAQGAMAFKMMSSGVSANAKITDTAAKGHADMLLNTRVQSFNAGAGGVTGMVGSISQAVGSFYDSDIKLMDATIERARAQTDALKSMEDSLRELIGKMLSTMDSIQQNTNQTRTKILG, encoded by the coding sequence ATGACAATCACGAATGTCAATCAGATCAGCGGATTCGATGCCGCACAATACAACCAGCTCCTGGAAACGGCCAAGTCGGAATATGTTTCCAGCACCCAAATCGACCAGGCCCTGCTGGCTGCGGTCAATTCCGGAAAAACCTTTGAACAGGCCCTGAGCACGGTCAGCACGTCCCTGCCAACCCTGCCTCCCCCCATTGGCACCGGCAAGCTGTGGGACAACGGGCTGGACGGGCTGCCGTCTTTTAGCGCCAACTACCTGGCCTTGATCGGCGACGTGGCCTCCGAACAACGCCGCAAAAGCGCCGAGCAGCGAGCCTTGCAGACGGAGCTCATCATCGACACGATCAAGGATCAGGCTCAGGAGATGCGCAGCAAGGCCGTCTTCCAGCTCTGCATGGGCATCGTTTCGGGAGCGCTGAGCATCGCACAGGGAGCCATGGCCTTCAAAATGATGTCCAGCGGTGTTTCCGCGAATGCCAAAATTACGGATACAGCGGCCAAAGGGCACGCTGACATGCTGCTCAATACGCGGGTGCAGAGTTTCAACGCCGGTGCAGGTGGCGTGACCGGCATGGTGGGCAGCATCAGCCAGGCAGTTGGCAGCTTTTACGACTCCGACATCAAGCTCATGGACGCCACCATCGAACGGGCCAGGGCCCAGACCGACGCCCTCAAGAGTATGGAGGACAGCCTCAGGGAACTGATCGGAAAGATGCTCTCGACCATGGACTCCATCCAGCAGAACACCAACCAGACCAGGACCAAAATCCTCGGGTAG
- the sctD gene encoding type III secretion system inner membrane ring subunit SctD, with translation MTPAGSIRLRIFSGPHMGAEIILPPGEHLVGSDDSCDIILSEGLVSPRHALVRIIPVQDDSPQADIRPVDDTVLIDQSPAAADGTPWSPGSPCLLGSTMLAWLPAEDTAEAWQELIARLAKPADSTDRQATPPLATDTPVVEAGTDQAPTELANADSVDSEATPPRPRSRTAGKIIRALVVLLCLGSLAVSYEFSTRPTGVSQQELTEILKESGFTSLSVQRDGEILEVRGEVADDHERARLLRLAQSLQSPVQLDVHVRADRIGAIAFAFNSQGLFPEILKTEESNGYQVRGYMRSSQVEEAAFAAALEDFPANMRPLLVRDIIHADAVDGVLRPLLARTGMDFVSADYRPGMVLFSGTFSEAQRSVLESVMSETQQALGVPVPFRIVAATQVTLTRAATPANTTSAMPMAAPSPMAAEPSEASIEGLQVTGVTLSPMRFISVHTGERVFEGGLLPTGHTLESIDDKELRLRKDGVVTIYRLRGTNE, from the coding sequence ATGACCCCGGCCGGCTCCATCCGCCTGCGAATCTTTTCCGGCCCCCACATGGGCGCGGAAATCATCCTGCCGCCCGGGGAACACCTGGTCGGCAGTGACGATTCCTGCGACATCATCCTGAGTGAGGGATTGGTGTCGCCGCGACACGCCCTGGTGCGGATCATCCCCGTCCAGGACGACTCGCCGCAGGCCGACATCCGGCCCGTGGACGACACAGTACTGATCGACCAGAGCCCGGCCGCTGCCGACGGCACTCCCTGGAGCCCCGGTTCACCGTGCCTGCTGGGCTCGACCATGCTGGCCTGGCTGCCGGCCGAAGACACGGCTGAAGCATGGCAGGAACTCATCGCCCGCCTCGCGAAACCCGCAGACAGCACCGACAGGCAGGCAACGCCCCCTTTGGCAACCGACACACCGGTCGTCGAAGCCGGAACGGATCAGGCGCCAACAGAATTGGCAAACGCCGACTCCGTTGACTCCGAAGCGACGCCGCCCCGACCCCGAAGCCGGACCGCAGGCAAGATCATACGCGCCCTTGTGGTCCTGCTCTGCCTTGGCTCCCTGGCCGTATCCTACGAATTTTCAACCCGGCCGACCGGCGTCAGCCAGCAAGAACTCACTGAAATTCTGAAAGAAAGCGGGTTCACAAGCCTCTCGGTCCAACGCGACGGAGAGATCCTGGAGGTACGCGGGGAAGTGGCGGACGACCACGAACGGGCCCGTTTGCTCAGGCTGGCCCAAAGTCTGCAATCACCTGTTCAACTCGATGTCCACGTGCGTGCGGACCGGATCGGGGCCATCGCCTTCGCCTTCAACAGCCAAGGACTGTTCCCGGAGATCTTGAAGACCGAGGAAAGCAACGGCTACCAGGTGCGCGGCTACATGCGCAGCAGTCAGGTGGAGGAAGCCGCCTTCGCCGCGGCGCTGGAGGATTTCCCGGCCAACATGCGTCCCCTGCTGGTGCGGGACATCATCCATGCCGACGCAGTGGATGGAGTCCTGCGCCCCCTGCTGGCCCGCACGGGCATGGACTTCGTCTCGGCCGACTACCGCCCCGGGATGGTCCTCTTCTCAGGGACTTTTTCCGAAGCCCAACGCAGCGTGCTTGAGTCGGTCATGTCCGAGACGCAACAAGCCCTCGGCGTTCCGGTGCCTTTCAGAATTGTTGCCGCGACGCAGGTCACGCTGACCAGGGCTGCAACTCCCGCGAACACGACATCGGCCATGCCCATGGCTGCCCCGAGCCCCATGGCGGCAGAACCTTCCGAAGCGAGCATCGAGGGGCTTCAGGTGACGGGCGTGACCCTCTCACCCATGCGCTTTATCTCCGTACACACGGGTGAACGGGTTTTCGAAGGCGGATTGCTGCCCACGGGGCACACCCTGGAAAGCATCGATGACAAGGAACTAAGGCTCCGCAAAGACGGGGTTGTAACCATTTACAGACTGCGAGGCACCAATGAATGA